AAGTAGCCGTCCTCCACATCTCAGCCTCCACTGGCTTCTCATTATCTCATCTGGCATCTTCAAACTTCCGTTCACAAAACCGAACTTGCGCTTAGCACGTAAGGCGTTTTCAAGTTCTGATGCCCACTCGGCATAGTTATCTCCATTCAGAGTCACCGGCGTGATTTCTGTGCCAGGATTATCTGACGGACCCAAGTAGTAAGGCGACATCGTGCCTCCCACTGCACTGGATGAACCCACTAGCTCTTTAATTTCAACCATTTTTCTCTCTCGTCTCAGATCACACAGCCAATTTTAATCTTTGTGTGGCTCTGATACCATGAATGACAAGAGAAAGTCTAGAAGAATACTTGTTATTTACTTCATCATACATACATCGTTATATATACACAAGTCTCTACCGAGATCTACACATATCTTCTTATATCTTTTCATACTTATCTCTAACTCTCAACAACAATATTCTCTCCAATATTCTCTCTACCGAGCATCTCGGTTCTAGACTCCTAGAACCTTAACAAACTCTGCAGATGAATCAGCTAAACGAATTAACTTTGGTAAACTACAAGGGGAAATTAGGATGCATACGTCACACCGAGGATAGTGCAGAGATGTGGATTATGGAAGATCATCATAAGAAGAAACAAGAATGGTCTAAGATAATACCGTGCATCCCTCATACTATAATAAAGATTTTAGGATTTGGACCTTATGGTCATTGTTTCGCCGGTGTCACTCCTTATGGTGAGATTGTGATAATACCCAAGAGATTGGAATCTAAAGAAAGGTTAAAAACCTACTATTATGATCCGATTCCAAACGTGATCAAGCTGCAAACATTGCATTTGGAGAAGACAATGAATGTTGGTCATCGTTATTATGAGGAGTATGTACCCATAATTTAAGGGTGATGGAAATTTCTAGATTGAATCTTTGCCGTCTGTTTGATTTTCACCTCTTTCAAAAATTTGAGTTTTTACCTCCACTATTTTTCACATTCTTGAACAAATGTACAACTTTGTTTTCTAGCACACGTTTGCATTGACTAAGAATTGTATAGAGCGTTATGTTTCTCAATATGAAATGGAGCAGTCGATATCTAAAGAGCATTTGGAGTTTGATGATTGGAAGGAAGGTTGAATGATATGATATATCTTGCTACTCGATTGCTTGATGTCAAAAATCCCCATATGTCATTTGTATTCGTATCTTTTACCATATGAACTAGGATAAAACATGCGCCTTACGCTGGGTGAGAATTTATTTGTATATATTATCGATAATTTTTTTATATATTTGATCATTTTATTTATATATATACAATGTTTTTTGTTGTTATTAAGTAATATCTCTCCGATGGACCGGATCAATTTTTATTAAAAATTGTGGACCTAAACTATAACTAATATATCATTGGCTGATCGGATTGAACATTAAACAAATTATGACACAAAAACCTTGTTTTTTTCCACCAAACACATTTTTGGAAAAAAGTAAACAGTATTGTTTCCAAAGTCGAATTATTTTAACATTTATCTTCCATTTGGTTTTGAAAGGTTTCAGGTCAACCATCGAATTGATACATGTCATTTTAATGCTTTTAGTCATATGCTTAAGGAAAACTTACATTTTTTAATTTAAAGTCGTTTTAAAAAAATCAAAATATAACATATAAGAAAAAAAATTTAACATATAAGAAAAATATAACATATAAGGTTTCCTCATTTTTTGTAATTTAAAGTCGTTTTAAAAAAATCAAAATATAACATATAAGAAAAAATCTATTTTTTTGATTTTTTTATATGATTAATGTGATTGTTTAATTTCTTTTAATAATATAAAATTAAATAAAAATGAGGAAAGATGCAAAAATTGTTATTAAATCTTTATTGTTCATAGTCATTAATTTTCATATATATGTTAATCATATTAGGTAATTATGTAGCTTTTATTTAAGAAAACTATACACGATTCTTATATTTCGGGTTAATATAATGTTTCCTAGTAATTAGATTTTGGACCAACATTTTTTCAATTGATTTTTAAGTTGTCACGTAATCTAAATTACCATCCTAATTAATTGACACCTATGCATAGTTTTTTTTAATTAGTACAAACCTAATATTATAATTTTTTGAATGATTCTCAATTAATATATAGGGGATATTCTTATTTCGTAAGACCATTTTTCTCTCCAATGTTCATCCTAAAAAGAATGAAAAAAATACTTACAACAATTTTTGTTAGTAAATCCGATAAACAGGAAAACGTATATAAATATTCAAAAATTGAGGACTATGGTGCCATGTCTTTTTCTAAGCGCCAGTTGCAAAATTTTGAAAGTCACTCATACATACGATATATTTCCAAAAAATTCTGAAATATTAATGTGGTGCTGATTACTGATTATTGTACATTTGTTGATTATATATTCTTAATACTATCAAAGATGATATATATAGAGTACAAATTGATAACTGAAAAGTATTGGTAAAAATTATGTATCACACACTTGTTTTTTAAAAAAAAAAGATATAGAAAAATTCGTTGACTTTATAAAATATAAACATATACTGCGATAACATTGTATATATGAAATCTCCATGATTTCCACAAACAGTTTGGTAGAACATACATATATATACACATACATATTGCTTATGTTATTTAAATTTTTATGATAGACAATATGCATGTTTTCTTTTTTTGCAAACTAACATTATGTTAGGAGTATTATTAAGTTTGTTGTGACATCTCTTCTCGTAACATTCATTAAGGGAATTATTAGTTGATGTATGGAATATTACTTTAGCTTAAATATGATTTTTTGTCTTAAAAAAAACAATATGTTAGTAGAAGAAGTATATATATATATATGATGCAATCAGTTTCAGTTTCATCACTATTGACTAAAAACATCTCTTCTCTCTGTTTGGGCCATGAAAATTGTGCAATCGGACCCAGTCCAGGATCCGGAAACCCGATACCTTCCACGTTGCTGCTCGTGTTTCCCCACCTTCCGATCAAGAAGCTCCACATACTCCTCCTGGGGAAGAATTCGGACCGTTGATGATAATCACAGCGTTGACCACGGAGACGAGCCACCGTGGTGGAAACGGGCGGCTCTTAAGATCCGAGAGTGGTCTGAAATCGTAGCGGGTCCACGTTGGAAGACTTTCATTCGGCGATTTAACCGCGATCCATGTCGCGGCCGTGATTGGGACGCCAGCGAGAAGTTTCAGTACGATCCTCTGAGTTACTCTCTAAATTTCGACGCCGACGACGACGACGAGTACG
The DNA window shown above is from Brassica oleracea var. oleracea cultivar TO1000 chromosome C3, BOL, whole genome shotgun sequence and carries:
- the LOC106330543 gene encoding putative F-box protein At1g33010, which encodes MRRREACVSEALIRRGDDLMNTVGRAVDEAHRRLWRRSESSKKKELPFVQKKKKSYPSPKRQHLSEISTVEKKSNGIHIPLDLTLVILSRLPVKSLVSYHKYCNMGCDGFVGYDPVEDQVFTLLGGPKKQQLKSLDIQAKMNQLNELTLVNYKGKLGCIRHTEDSAEMWIMEDHHKKKQEWSKIIPCIPHTIIKILGFGPYGHCFAGVTPYGEIVIIPKRLESKERLKTYYYDPIPNVIKLQTLHLEKTMNHTFALTKNCIERYVSQYEMEQSISKEHLEFDDWKEG
- the LOC106333135 gene encoding uncharacterized protein LOC106333135 — encoded protein: MKIVQSDPVQDPETRYLPRCCSCFPTFRSRSSTYSSWGRIRTVDDNHSVDHGDEPPWWKRAALKIREWSEIVAGPRWKTFIRRFNRDPCRGRDWDASEKFQYDPLSYSLNFDADDDDEYVGLGGFRSFSTRYASVPVSSGKSPASSTALTPHNES